A genome region from Rhodopseudomonas boonkerdii includes the following:
- a CDS encoding Rne/Rng family ribonuclease gives MPNKMLIDATHPEETRVVVVRGNRVEEFDFETAQRKQLRGNIYLAKVTRVEPSLQAAFIEYGGNRHGFLAFSEIHPDYYQIPTADRQALIEADEAAHREAEEESERRSSRRRSRHRNSRRRDRGERVRSGVVEGAVIDASQAEQPHEEFLGFVPARFDAPDHIVASERVVVAETHNEQPAAPTEVAPTETAAAEISEPVAVAAQDESAEQAAIAANDEHPAEINADEAAAHDVNAEGVHAAEGDDAEDDEDEDEDDEEEAEEDQVESVGGDDVLEEVPERAFRPRRQYKIQEVIKRRQVMLVQVVKEERGNKGAALTTYLSLAGRYAVLMPNTARGGGISRKITSAQDRSRLKEVVSDLDVPEGMGIILRTAGASRSKPEIKRDFEYLIRMWETVRDMTLKSQAPTLVYEEGSLIKRSLRDLYNKEIDEIQVAGEAGYHEARDFMHMLMPSNTRAVKLYRDGQPLFSRMGVESQLDAMFTPTVQLKSGGYIVINQTEALVSIDVNSGRSTREHHIEDTALKTNLEAAEEVARQLRLRDLAGLIVIDFIDMDEKRNNRAVERKLSDCLRQDRARIQVGRISHFGLLEMSRQRIRASVLESSTEICAHCGGTGHVRSVSSVALQLLRGVEEVLMKGATHNLVVRTRSDVALYVLNHKRGHLRDLEESFQVTIAILADANVTGQQSYVIDRGEQVHTLEAAKALLAAQLANLPPAPEEEPYDDEELFETEAEIETEETEGLNDEDGTSEASADSEGGDRKRRRRRRRRGRSGETREASDIQVSDTHVMTDGAIEAVGEPAGDEAEAEDDEADDQPREARDDQSADGERRPRRRGRRGGRRRRGERHEGNEEGLAGSIADELAGPSESEASVAVADLEGGHNGHGDQPSVEAQPVQAPTRDHDSVPVFAPAEPAPATPVAAASEPATPAQEDEKPARRRSTVREKVSFATSTPVPAEPEASAPVTVVEEPAAVTPSAPVPGTEAPRKAGWWSRAFGGGNS, from the coding sequence ATGCCAAACAAAATGTTGATCGATGCGACGCATCCCGAGGAGACCCGGGTCGTCGTGGTTCGCGGCAATCGCGTCGAGGAATTTGATTTCGAGACAGCGCAGCGCAAGCAGCTCCGCGGAAACATCTATCTCGCCAAGGTCACACGCGTTGAGCCATCGCTGCAGGCCGCCTTCATCGAGTATGGCGGCAACCGCCATGGCTTCCTCGCCTTCAGCGAAATCCATCCGGATTACTATCAAATTCCGACGGCCGACCGTCAGGCGCTGATCGAGGCCGACGAGGCCGCACATCGCGAAGCCGAGGAAGAGAGCGAGCGCCGCTCCAGCCGTCGCCGCTCGCGCCACCGCAACTCGCGACGCCGCGACCGGGGCGAACGCGTGCGCAGCGGTGTCGTCGAAGGCGCCGTCATCGATGCGTCGCAGGCCGAACAGCCGCACGAGGAGTTCCTGGGCTTCGTACCGGCACGCTTTGATGCGCCCGACCACATTGTCGCGTCCGAACGGGTCGTCGTCGCCGAAACGCATAACGAACAGCCCGCCGCTCCCACCGAAGTCGCTCCCACCGAAACGGCGGCCGCCGAGATCAGTGAGCCCGTCGCTGTCGCGGCGCAGGACGAATCGGCTGAGCAGGCCGCGATCGCGGCGAACGACGAACACCCAGCCGAGATCAACGCAGACGAAGCCGCGGCCCACGACGTGAACGCCGAGGGTGTCCACGCGGCCGAAGGCGACGATGCCGAGGACGATGAGGACGAAGACGAGGACGACGAAGAAGAAGCCGAAGAGGATCAGGTCGAGTCCGTCGGCGGCGACGACGTGTTGGAGGAAGTACCGGAGCGCGCCTTCCGTCCACGCCGCCAGTACAAGATCCAGGAAGTCATCAAGCGCCGCCAGGTGATGCTGGTGCAGGTGGTCAAGGAAGAGCGCGGCAACAAGGGCGCGGCTCTCACCACCTATCTGTCGCTCGCCGGCCGCTATGCCGTGTTGATGCCGAACACCGCGCGCGGCGGCGGCATCTCGCGAAAAATCACCTCGGCGCAGGATCGTTCGCGCCTGAAGGAAGTCGTCTCCGATCTCGACGTGCCGGAGGGCATGGGCATCATCCTGCGCACCGCAGGTGCGTCCCGCTCCAAGCCGGAGATCAAGCGCGACTTCGAATATCTGATCCGGATGTGGGAAACCGTCCGCGACATGACGCTGAAGTCGCAGGCCCCGACCCTCGTCTACGAGGAAGGTTCGCTGATCAAGCGCTCGCTGCGCGATCTCTACAACAAGGAGATCGACGAGATTCAGGTTGCCGGTGAAGCCGGCTATCACGAAGCGCGCGACTTCATGCACATGCTGATGCCGAGCAACACGCGCGCCGTGAAGCTGTATCGCGACGGCCAGCCGCTGTTCTCGCGCATGGGCGTCGAAAGCCAGCTCGACGCTATGTTCACGCCGACCGTGCAGCTTAAGTCCGGTGGCTATATCGTCATCAACCAGACCGAAGCCCTCGTCTCCATCGACGTGAACTCGGGTCGTTCGACCCGCGAGCATCACATCGAAGACACCGCGCTGAAGACCAATCTCGAAGCAGCCGAGGAAGTCGCGCGTCAGCTCCGCCTGCGCGACCTCGCCGGCCTGATCGTGATCGACTTCATCGACATGGACGAGAAGCGCAACAACCGCGCGGTCGAGCGCAAGCTCAGCGACTGCCTGCGGCAGGATCGCGCCCGTATCCAGGTGGGCCGCATCTCGCATTTCGGCCTGCTGGAGATGTCGCGTCAGCGCATCCGCGCCAGCGTGCTCGAAAGCTCCACCGAGATCTGCGCGCATTGCGGCGGCACCGGTCATGTCCGCTCGGTCTCGTCGGTCGCGCTGCAGCTTCTGCGTGGCGTCGAAGAGGTCCTCATGAAGGGCGCGACGCATAATCTCGTCGTCCGCACCCGCAGCGATGTCGCCCTCTATGTGCTGAACCACAAGCGTGGCCACCTGCGCGATCTCGAAGAGAGCTTCCAGGTCACGATCGCGATCCTTGCCGATGCGAATGTCACCGGCCAGCAGTCCTATGTGATCGACCGCGGAGAACAGGTCCACACGCTCGAAGCGGCCAAGGCCCTGCTCGCGGCACAGCTCGCCAATCTGCCGCCGGCGCCCGAGGAAGAGCCCTACGACGACGAAGAATTGTTCGAGACGGAAGCCGAAATCGAAACCGAAGAGACCGAAGGTCTCAATGACGAGGACGGTACGTCCGAAGCCTCTGCCGACAGCGAAGGCGGCGATCGCAAGCGCCGCCGTCGTCGTCGCCGTCGCGGCCGTTCGGGCGAGACCCGCGAAGCGAGCGATATTCAGGTCAGCGATACCCATGTCATGACGGACGGGGCCATCGAAGCCGTTGGTGAACCCGCCGGCGACGAAGCCGAAGCCGAAGACGACGAGGCCGACGATCAACCGCGCGAGGCGCGCGACGATCAATCTGCGGATGGAGAGCGCCGTCCGCGCCGCCGCGGCCGTCGTGGTGGTCGCCGCCGGCGTGGTGAGCGCCATGAAGGCAACGAGGAAGGTCTCGCTGGCTCGATCGCCGACGAACTCGCGGGTCCCTCGGAGTCCGAAGCAAGCGTCGCCGTCGCCGATCTCGAAGGCGGCCATAACGGTCACGGCGACCAGCCGAGCGTCGAAGCTCAGCCGGTCCAGGCGCCGACGCGCGACCATGACTCGGTCCCGGTGTTCGCGCCCGCCGAGCCTGCTCCGGCCACGCCGGTTGCCGCTGCTTCCGAGCCTGCCACACCTGCGCAGGAAGACGAGAAGCCGGCCCGCCGCCGGTCCACGGTACGTGAGAAGGTGAGCTTCGCGACCTCCACTCCGGTCCCTGCCGAACCGGAAGCATCAGCGCCCGTCACTGTTGTCGAAGAGCCAGCTGCGGTCACGCCGTCAGCTCCGGTGCCGGGCACCGAGGCCCCGCGCAAGGCCGGTTGGTGGTCACGTGCTTTTGGTGGCGGGAATAGCTGA
- a CDS encoding dicarboxylate/amino acid:cation symporter, translating to MSVTTVAPHAGVSEAKKPWYKVLYIQVLIAIVIGVLVGWLEPKFATNDWIKALGDGFIKLIKMVIAPIIFCTVVSGIAHIQDAKKVGRVGIKALVYFEIVSTFALLLGLVMGNIFQVGHGLTAKVDPTNAAVAGYVKQAEAQKSVDFVLNIIPDSVVGAFAKGDILQVLLFAILFGFALMALGERGHKLRDIIDDASHAVFGVIAIVMKAAPIGAFGAMAYTIGKFGPAALTNLFSLILLFYGTALLFVVVVLGIIARIVGFSIFKFIRYIKDELLIVLGTSSSESALPQLMEKLQRLGCSKSVVGLVVPTGYSFNLDGTNIYMTLATLFIAQALGVELSFGQQITILIVAMLTSKGASGVTGAGFITLAATLAVVDPRLVPGMAIVFSIDKFMSEVRALTNITGNGIAAVFVSWWEGELDKETMHARLNQDIDPSDVETAITTG from the coding sequence ATGTCGGTGACTACCGTGGCGCCTCATGCGGGCGTCTCAGAGGCGAAAAAGCCCTGGTACAAGGTCCTCTATATTCAGGTGCTGATCGCCATCGTTATCGGCGTGCTGGTCGGATGGCTGGAGCCCAAGTTCGCGACCAATGACTGGATCAAGGCGCTCGGCGACGGCTTCATCAAGCTGATCAAGATGGTGATCGCGCCGATCATCTTCTGCACTGTCGTCTCCGGCATCGCGCATATCCAGGACGCCAAGAAGGTCGGCCGCGTTGGCATCAAGGCGTTGGTCTATTTCGAGATCGTCTCGACCTTCGCGCTGCTGCTCGGCCTGGTCATGGGCAATATCTTTCAGGTTGGCCATGGCCTGACAGCGAAGGTCGATCCCACCAATGCGGCTGTCGCCGGTTACGTGAAGCAGGCGGAAGCGCAGAAGTCGGTGGACTTCGTGCTCAACATCATTCCGGACAGCGTCGTCGGCGCTTTCGCCAAGGGCGACATCCTGCAGGTGCTGCTGTTCGCGATCCTGTTCGGCTTCGCGCTGATGGCGCTAGGCGAGCGCGGCCACAAGCTTCGCGACATCATCGATGATGCGTCGCATGCCGTTTTCGGTGTCATCGCCATCGTCATGAAAGCGGCGCCGATCGGCGCGTTCGGTGCGATGGCCTATACGATCGGCAAGTTCGGCCCGGCCGCGCTGACCAACCTGTTCAGCCTGATCCTGCTGTTCTACGGGACTGCGTTGCTGTTCGTGGTGGTCGTGCTCGGCATCATCGCGCGCATCGTCGGCTTCAGCATCTTCAAGTTCATCCGCTACATCAAGGACGAGCTTCTGATCGTGCTCGGCACGTCGTCTTCGGAAAGCGCGCTGCCGCAGCTGATGGAAAAGCTGCAGCGTCTCGGCTGCTCGAAGTCCGTCGTCGGCCTCGTGGTCCCGACCGGCTATTCGTTCAATCTCGACGGCACCAATATCTACATGACGCTGGCGACGCTGTTCATCGCACAGGCGCTTGGCGTTGAGCTGTCTTTCGGTCAGCAGATCACGATTCTGATCGTGGCGATGCTGACCTCGAAGGGGGCCTCGGGCGTCACCGGCGCCGGCTTCATCACCCTCGCGGCAACCCTGGCCGTGGTCGATCCGCGCCTCGTGCCGGGCATGGCAATCGTATTCTCGATCGACAAGTTCATGAGCGAGGTTCGCGCGCTCACCAACATCACCGGCAACGGCATCGCAGCCGTGTTCGTGTCGTGGTGGGAAGGCGAGCTCGACAAGGAGACGATGCACGCCCGGCTGAACCAGGACATCGATCCGTCCGATGTCGAAACGGCGATCACGACGGGCTGA
- a CDS encoding biotin transporter BioY: MSVQSPIAAVLWPSSGKPAAALWRAAILAVAGVVLLALSAKVNLPLPFVPMTLQTLVVLMVGAAYGWRLGTATLVLYLIVGACGLPVFAGPAGGLKPLFGATAGFLFGFVVAAFITGWLAERGWDRSVGWLFIAMAIGHFVILAMGWAWLAFGVGLGIGKALIVGVTPFLVGALLKNAIGALLIPLAYGAAGRRNN, translated from the coding sequence ATGAGCGTGCAATCTCCGATCGCAGCGGTCCTGTGGCCGTCCAGCGGCAAACCAGCGGCCGCCTTGTGGCGCGCGGCCATCCTCGCCGTCGCCGGCGTCGTGCTTCTGGCCCTGTCGGCCAAGGTGAACCTGCCGCTGCCGTTCGTGCCGATGACGCTGCAGACACTGGTCGTTCTGATGGTCGGGGCCGCCTATGGCTGGCGGCTGGGGACAGCGACCCTCGTGCTTTATCTTATTGTCGGTGCTTGCGGATTGCCCGTTTTTGCCGGTCCGGCAGGGGGGCTGAAACCGCTGTTCGGGGCAACCGCGGGCTTTCTGTTCGGCTTCGTCGTCGCGGCCTTCATCACCGGCTGGCTGGCCGAGCGCGGTTGGGATCGCTCGGTCGGCTGGCTGTTCATCGCCATGGCCATCGGACATTTCGTCATCCTTGCAATGGGTTGGGCCTGGCTCGCCTTCGGCGTCGGGCTCGGAATCGGCAAGGCGCTGATCGTCGGCGTAACGCCGTTCCTGGTCGGCGCGCTGCTGAAGAATGCGATCGGTGCATTGCTCATTCCGCTCGCCTATGGTGCGGCGGGGCGTCGCAACAACTAG